A window of the Lactuca sativa cultivar Salinas chromosome 5, Lsat_Salinas_v11, whole genome shotgun sequence genome harbors these coding sequences:
- the LOC128126131 gene encoding secreted RxLR effector protein 161-like yields the protein MAKKFEISMMGELKFFLGLQVKQLADDIFVFQAKYIAYMLKKYGFSDCKTAKTLMCPSASFGANPNGTNVNEPLYRGKIGSLLYLTANYLDIMFATILYACYQASPKESHLLVVKRIFRYLNYTPNLGLWYPRHSKFKLVGYTDSDHGGCGIDRKSTSGGVEMIGDRLVSWSSKMQTLVACSTTEAEYVAIGRRCAQILWIQNKLLYYVLNFSKTPIYCYNTSSIHMI from the coding sequence ATGGCTAAAAAGTTTGAGATTAGCATGATGGGTGAACTAAAATTCTTTTTAGGTTTGCAGGTTAAACAATTGGCTGATGATATTTTTGTTTTTCAAGCCAAATATATTGCATATATGTTGAAGAAGTATGGTTTCTCTGATTGCAAGACGGCTAAGACTCTGATGTGCCCATCAGCGTCTTTTGGAGCTAATCCAAATGGAACTAATGTGAATGAACCTCTGTATCGAGGAAAGATAGGCTCTCTACTCTATCTTACTGCCAATTACCTTGACATTATGTTTGCTACTATATTGTATGCTTGTTATCAAGCCAGTCCTAAGGAATCTCATCTTCTTGTTGTGAAAAGGATCTTCCGGTACTTAAACTATACACCCAATCTTGGGTTATGGTATCCTCGTCATTCTAAGTTCAAGCTGGTGGGATACACTGACTCCGATCATGGTGGATGTGGCATTGATCGTAAAAGCACTTCAGGAGGAGTTGAAATGATTGGAGATAGATTGGTAAGTTGGTCTAGCAAAATGCAGACATTAGTGGCTTGCTCTACAACTGAAGCTGAATATGTAGCTATTGGAAGGCGTTGTGCTCAGATTCTATGGATTCAAAATAAACTCTTATATTATGTTCTAAACttctcaaagactcccatctATTGTTACAACACCAGTTCCATTCATATGATATAG